The following DNA comes from Bdellovibrionota bacterium.
AAGTACCACGCCCTGCGATTCTAAGCTTTCACGCAGTTGTTGCATTAGCATTTATGTGTGAATTCATGTTAAATATTATTCAAAACCAGGCGCTGCGAATAGAACAAAATAATTACTTTTTAAATCGCTTAAAAGAATCTTTATTTGATTTTAAATTGGGCATAAATGCCATCAACAACCTTGAATACACAGATTTTGGTAATGAATTACTAACAGAATTAAAACTATTTGCTGATTACACAGAGAAATTTTATGCCACAGTCTCTTAATATTTTTTTCATTAAAAGTATTCAAAAAATTCATCGTCCTTTAATCCTAATAAGTACTTTTATATTTTTTATTGTTTATATATCGAGTTATGTATCAATTAAAAATATGCAATATCTAAGTTATTTTAATATTTTAAAGAGTAACTTTATACATTTGGTTGAGATGGGAGATATTTACCAACTTGAAAGAGAAATTTACTCTTTGCGAGAAGGTGCGGGCTTAGCTAAAGTTCAGATTATTATTAATGACGATCACTCAATTGCTAGTAGCGACCCTCGGCTCTCATTTGATGTGCCTGATAAAAAAATATATTATTCAAAATATGACTTGTATTTTATTTTTCCAAAAAAATTCCATTTAAAAACAAAAAATAATACATCAATTATTTTTTCTATTTATGACACCATCAGCATTGGTAATATTCTTTTTCTTATATTGTTGTTCTCCTCTCCAATAATTATCTTGTTTAAATACGGATCTAAAAAATATTCATATATCGTCAAAGATATTATCGATTCGGTTAAAAATATATCTATCTCGGACATTTCGACAAATAAAAAAAGCTTGTTAAAATTTTCGGAAATTATAGATCTAGATGAAAGATTAAATTTTTACTTTAAAGAAAATACTGATCGAATAAACGAACTTCATGCTCTTAAATTAAATTTAGAAGATTTAAAATTTAAAGCACGACTTGCTGATTTATCAACTACTGTCGCTCATGATATTAGGGCTCCTGTTTTTGCATTACAAGCTTGCCTGTCTCATATTGAGGATGGCTCCAAGGT
Coding sequences within:
- a CDS encoding HAMP domain-containing sensor histidine kinase is translated as MQYLSYFNILKSNFIHLVEMGDIYQLEREIYSLREGAGLAKVQIIINDDHSIASSDPRLSFDVPDKKIYYSKYDLYFIFPKKFHLKTKNNTSIIFSIYDTISIGNILFLILLFSSPIIILFKYGSKKYSYIVKDIIDSVKNISISDISTNKKSLLKFSEIIDLDERLNFYFKENTDRINELHALKLNLEDLKFKARLADLSTTVAHDIRAPVFALQACLSHIEDGSKVKNLIARATQRIQDIADNLLSDYKKQIAVQQNEFISLNLPLFELLEEKIISNPSIKFNMDIKESIFIISSERVNFERVISNILQNSIEAVEHSHGIINISCTENKLIVSDNGKGISAENLQKIFSKGFTFGKQNGTGIGLSSTKEVITKMGGDVSIHSVLGVGTAVTIALPTVAASHKSC